A window of Adhaeribacter arboris genomic DNA:
CTTCACCAGGTGCCAGCGACGGGATATCCCAATAACCCGTTGCACGGTTATACGTTCCGGTAGTAGTGGTCGTGTTTATGGTAGGAATATCAAATGCTCCGGGCCGATTATCGTAAAATTGAACATTAGTAGCTGTATTGGGACCATTGTTGCGCACTTTAGCGGTAAATACCGGGAAATCGCCGACATAAAAAGGACCGTTTCCTACCGTTATGTTTATTCCAATATCTGCATTTGGATTTACCGAAATAGTTCGGCCTTCCGAATTATTTCCCGGAACATTATCATTCTCGGTGGTAGCTTGAGCGGTTTTAGAAGCAAGGGTAACTTGGTCGCCAATTGTATTTGGTTCTACCGTTAGCACTAAAGTTTGGGTAACCCCGCTGCCAATACTCCCTATGTTCCAAACGCCGGATGTACTGTTGTAAGTACCTACGCTGGGAACGGCACTAATTAAGGTTAAACCAGCTGGTAACACATCTGTAACCTGCACCCCAGAAGTAGCATCCGGACCGTTATTCTTTGCGGTAACGGTAAATGTAGTTTGCACTTTGTTGTAATAAGGCCCAGGTGCTGCTGTATTGGTTACCACAATATCTGCCACTGGTTTAGCATTCACGTTTATGGAATTGGAGGCGGCATTATTACTGGTTTGACTATCGTGAATACTTGAATTACTTACCGAAGCCGTAGTAGTAATTGTACTGGTAGTATTGGGAGCCGCCACTAAGGTTAAAGTTTGAGAAGCACCATTCGCCAGGGCACCTACCGTCCATATCCCGGTGGTTGAATTATAGGTACCCGTGGAAGCAGTATAACTTTTAAAAGTAAGCCCGGCCGGTAATTGATCGGTTATAGAAACGGCGCTGGTGGCATCCGGACCATTGTTCGTTACTGTTACCGTATAGGTAACATCGGTACCTACTACGTAAGGACTTGCCGATACGGTATTAGTTACCGCTAAATCAGCATTAGCCGTTACGTTGATACTGGCAGTGGCTTGGTCATTGCTAAGTACATTATCAAATTCAGTAGCCCCGTTCTTACTGGCAGTAGTTGAAATAGGCCCGGTAGTAGTAGGTTTCACCACTAAAGTTAAAGTTGCCTGGGTATTAACCACCAAATTACCCACGTCCCAGATGCCTGTGGCTGAATTGTAGGTACCATCAGAGGGAGTAGCACTAACTAGTTGCAAACCAGCTGGCAGTTGATCCAGTACGCTTACGTTCGTGGCATTACTAATTCCATTGTTTCTAGCCGTAACCGTAAAAGTGGTATTTACTCCATTGTAGTGAGGTCCGGCTGCTGCGGTATGGGTGATGGCAATATCGGCGGAAGGATTTGGATAAATAGTATTGGAAGATGAATTATTTGCTGGTACTGCATCGTATTCCGTTTGCGCCGCAACTGCCGCCGTAGTAGTTATGGAATTAGTAGTGTTAGGAGTAGCTCTAATAGTAAGGGTAACAGTAGCATCTTTCGCTAGTGATCCGATAGACCAATTACCAGTGGTATTATCGTAAGTACCCACCGAAGGAGTGGCACTATTAAAAGTTAAACCTGCCGGTAACAAATCTTTAATTATTACTCCGGAAGCTGCATCCGGACCTGCATTATTTACCGTAACGGTGTAAGTTGTTTGCACGCCTCGGTAATAAGGTCCGGCAGCTACAGAATTGGTAACTATTAAATCGGCATTAGCGCTTACGTTAATACTGGCGCTTGCCGCATCGTTTGCAGTATTGTTATCAAACTCGTTTTCGGCAGTTTTAGTAGCGGTGGTTCCAATATTACCGATGGTTTTAGGTTTCACCAATAAAGTTAAGGTAGCGGTAGCGGTGTTCGCTAAACTGGCTATGGTCCAGTTACCGCTAGTGCTATTATACGTTCCGGTACTAGGAGTAGCACTTACTAGTTCTAAACTAGCCGGTAGTTGATCCAGAATAGTAATCCCGGTAGCTGTATTTGGGCCGTTGTTTTTAGCTGTTACGGTAAAAGTAGTATTAACCCCGTTGTAGTAAGGACCAGCAGCTACTGCATTGGTTACGGCTACGTCCGCGGGAGTACCGACACTTATGGTATTAGAAGCCGAATTATTAGTTGTTACCTCATCGGGTTCCGTTTGGTTAGTTATAGTGGCAGAAGTAGTAATATTACCTGCGGCATTAGGTATTGCTTTTATAGTTAAAGTAGTGCTGGCACCATTCGCTAGACTACCAATTGTCCAGGCTCCATTGGTAGAATTATAGGAACCAATAACCGGAGTAGCACTCACAAATGTTAAGCCGGCTGGTAATAAATCGGTAATTACTAAGCCGGTGGAGCTGGCTGAGCTGTTATTGGTGGCAGTTACGGTGTACGTAACTTCCTTGCCTACGTAATAAGCGCCGGCGCTTACGGTATTGGTTACCGCTACATCCACCGGCAATTTAACGGTTACATCTTCGGAAGTAGCCGAAGTACCGGTATAATTGCTGCCGGGTACATCGGCACCCGCACTCGCACCTGTTTCATAGGTTTTATTATCCGCAGAAACAATATCCATTGTTACTAACCTGGAAAAACTAGTTCGGGTAGGGTCTAAATAACTGGCTGAGGCTGAATTCTGGATGGCGGTATTTAAAGCAGCGCTATTGCTGATATTTACCGTAAATATAATTTGCACCGAACCTCCTGAGGGAATATAGAACGTTCCCCAAGTAGGGGTAGCGGTTCCGGCCGCCGGAGAAATTGTAGCAGTAGTAGTAGTTAAAACAGCTGCTTTGGAAGCCGTTAGTCCGGCATCGTCGTAACTACCGGTGCCCAAAGTAATGGAAGTAGTAGCATTATAGGTAACATTGGCGGGCAGAGCATCTGTAACCCTTACTCCTTGGGCACTGCCCCCCGTGTTATTTACCGTAATGGTATAAGTTGCTTGGGTACCACCCGACAATCGGTATACTGTTGGCGTAGAAGTTGATTTAACAACTGTTAAAATAGGTAAACAACCCGCCCCGGAAGCGCTATTGGTTAATTGACCAGAAGTAACAGCATTATTTAAAATTCCGGTGGTTCCAGAAGTCGCGCCATAAGCAACCGGAGTAGCAGTGGCAGTTAAAGTTAATCCGTTAGTTCCTCCGGCTACGCTACTTGCCGCCGCTAAGGCAGAAGAGGAAAAAATTACCCCACCCCCGCCTCCGCCGCCAGGTCCGTGCGAAGAGCCCCCCCCAGTGTTTGATCCTCCCGTGCCACCTGTTGCTGTTACCGTAATCGTGTTGATGGCACCACTGGCAGCGGTAATCAACACGCTTCCCCCTGCTCCTCCTCCACCACTGCCATCGTTGGTAACAGAAGTGTTGCCGCTAGCTCCGTTAGCATTAATGGTACCTGTTCCCGTAATAGTCCCCGCTCGCACCATTACAATACCACCACCGGCGGCGCCACTGCTGGCTAAACCGTTAAGCAAGTTACCCGAGCCATTATTGGTGGAACCCGCACCGCCACCACCTCCCATCACTAACCTACCAGGTGCTACAACATTAAAACCCGTTCCTCCAAAACCACCTACTGTTGCACCACTACTCCAGGCATTGCCACCTTTTCCACCAGTTCCTCCATTAGCACCACCGCCACCACCAGAATTCTGGTCATTAGCCGTTGGGTTACCATCATTACCACCCCCACCCGCATTACCCGGCGCTCCGCGACCCATGCTGCCATTTACGTAACCTTCCACGGCAGTATTTAGTAAAGCTCCGTTAGCAAATACGTTGGCGGGCGTACCCGCCGTACCTTCCCCTTTTTGAGCATTAGCTGCCTGCGTAGATAAAGAACGGTAATCGCCATTTAATAAACCAGTTGTACCTGCTAACACCCGTCCGGCACCTCCCCGAAAACCCGCTCCCGCAGCATTAATGGTTTGACCGTTAAAATTTAATCGTCCGGCTACATCCATTGCCACTACTCCGCCCGTACTTCCATTCCAAGGGGTAGCAGTTATCCCGGCTGTTAAAGTGATGGCACTAAATTGCGGTACTCGAATTACCTGGTAACGAAATTGGCCGGTAGTTCCTGCAGCTCCATAATCAGAAGTGCTATAAGCATTAACTGTACCGCTGGTTAGGTTAAGTGTACCGCCAGAAGTAGCAACGTTATTGGCTGCCAAAGCATACTCATATTTACCGGCAATAAAGTTAGCATTAGATATATTTCCCGAAGCAGTAGTAGTACCTGCCCCGTAGGCCGAGGTATTACTAGTACTTATATCTGCCCCCTGCATTTGAATAATTAAAATTAAATCGCCTTTATTAATAGGAGTAGTACTACCCGTGGATGTACCTAGAGATAAAGAAGTAGAGCCTGCAGCCACGATTCCGGAACCGGGATAATACGTATTAACTGTTGCAGTATTAGTAGTGGGTGAACCATCCTTTCCGGGAGAGATACAGACCTGTGCCTTTGTGTATAAGCCAGCTACCAGAAATAATGCACAAACAAATATAAATCGAGACAAATAGTAATACATATGAAACCAAGCCCTTTGAAAAACCTTTTTAATATTATCTTTTCAAGAATTTCAAGTACAAAATCAATCCTGCGGAACTAGAAAGATTTATTGTTTAAATACAACATACAACTTAAATAAATACCGTAAATAAATGCTTATACAAATGAATTAATGAATTAAACTTTATAACAGGTTCTAGTAATATAATTTCATTATACCCTTTAATACCGGGTTAAGTGCAATCATATTTATAACATAATCCAAAATACATCTTTAGTAATACGGACATATACTACCATTTGCCTCATATCAAATGGTAAGTTAAGGTTTACTTTAAAACTTTCTACTTCTTCCATTATTTACCCAAGATATTATAGCACCTGCTCCGTATAAGGCATAGCTATTTATTGATATTGCTGTTAAGTTAAACTTTTATAATCGGGCACAAAGAAGGCAGAGTTAAAGTAAAAATATTATATTTTATATATAAAATTTTTGATTGTATTACCGAAAATTTATAACCTAACTTTATACTAAATTACCAATAAATTATACTTTATTTATAATCTGCTTTTTCATATTCTGTTTACATATTGATAATAAAGTATTTAAAATACTTTTGAGAACACTTTTAATCTAAAAACAAAAAGGAACAATCAAACCTAAAAATTGGTTATTTCCAAGTTACAACCATCTATAGCAACTTATGAGATTTTCATTACCCCGCTTATTCTTATTGTGCGTTTTGTTGATTACCACTATTCACGGCACTTTTGGTGAAGGCTCCAGGCAACTTACTCCTGGTCAGTCGACAAGTGCTTTAACGGACCCCAATAACGATAAAGCAGGCTACTTAGCGCACGATGCGAATTTAGCTTCTGCCACGGGGATAGCCGTTTCATCCCTTAGTTTTTTAAAACCCGCCGGCTTTAGTCGAAACGGCGCTACTTACTCCAAAGACCATCGGTTATACATTCGCGTGAAAGCCGGCGAAACTTTATACTATGGTGTACACCGGACTACGCACGACCAGGGAACAGGAAATCAGGCAGCTTTAACTATTACCGTACGCCGGATGAATCCGGCTAATGGCACCGACGATGTAAATCCTGTTGCTGCTACTACCCTTACCAACAACACTGCTTCTACCCGGGATATGTTACTCACCACTCCCCAAAGAGGAGTAATCGCTAATGCAACCGAAGCAGCTAATGGTCCCGATCGGGGAAGTATAACAGCTGGTTACACACCTTTATCGGTAACAAACTCTACTACTATCGATTATGATTATTATGTAGAGTTTACGCAGGTTGGGGAAGCAAATATGTCGGATGAACAACGCTTTTCGGTGTATGATTTGTGGGATTTTACAGTAGTAGATGCTAATGGTGTGGAGAAACCCGGACGTATGCGGAGTAAGCTTTGGGCTTTTTCGGCGGGCGGAACCACCAATTTATTTTCTAAAACTTTTAACATGTTTCCCTTAGTGCCGGCCGAGGATCAAGGGGGAAAGTACTTTGTTAAAAAGGTAGAACTAGCGGGTATTGCTCCTCAAAATTATTTTAGATTTGTTACTAATAGTGCCGGTACTACGGTGGGTACTACCGTTGAAGAAAAGAGAAAAAGTCAGACTACTCAATCAGACTATCCGGAGTTTTACAGCTTTGTAAACGATCCGGATCCAACCATTTGGCCCAGCGCCACTGCCCCTACTTTTAGTGTAAATATTACTTCATCGTGTAATACCGCTACCGGCGGAGGTAAATCTATTTTTACCATTAACAGCAGTGATCGTAGTACTTTTATTGCTCTCATAAATTTAAATGGTACGGCAGGTTACCAATCGGGTACCACTGATGTACTGCTGGAACAAAGTGGGCCGAAAGGTAGCCGCGTCCTGGAGTGGAATGGTTTAAATGGTCTGGGCCAGGTTGTTCCTAATAATACGTCCATCAGTTATTCTTTCCGGAATGGCTGCGCTCCCGTTAACTTTCCGATGTGGGATGCCGAGGTAAACAATGGCTTTAGGGTGGAGGATGTGCGACCACTAGCTGGTACAAGTTACAATAGTTTGTTATTTTGGGACGACCGGAATTTATCTACTACCACCTTTCCGGCTCCGCAATCTGAGCTATTTGGGGTAGCCCCGGCGAGTACCAATACTACCGGAGTGCATAACTGGGGCAGTTTTACTACTACGGCTACTAATTATAATGCGGGAGATTTAAAAACCATTAATACCTGGACGTATGGCTACACCAATACGCAAGATCAAATCAGTACGTATTCTTACGATTGCAGCGCAGATGTAGGCGTAACCAATACTGTAACGGCAGCTCCCTATACCATTGGCAAAGCTTTAACTTATACCGTAACGGTTACTAATAACGGTCCTATCCCTGCCTCCAATATCATCGTAACCGACAAACTAGATCCAACTAAATTTGGAGAGATAACTTCTTCGGACAATACCAATTATAATGCCTCTACCGGCGTATGGTCGGTTGGTTCTTTACCGGTGAACGCTTCCCGAACGCTTACTATTACGGCAAAGCCCCTGGTAACGGGTACTAGTACTACTACCGCCAGCCAAACCCACACCGAAGCAGATAACAATGCTTCCAACAACAGTGCGCCGGTAAATATTACCGTAGTACCTTCGGCGGATATTGAAGTAAAAAATACGGTACCCCAAACTACCTATTACAACGGCAATGTAATTCCGTATACCTTAACGGTTCGTAATTTGGGCCCCAATGCCGCTACCGGAGTAGTCGTTACGGATAAATTACCGGCCGGGCTTACCTTACAAGGAACTACCCCAACGGGTTATGATGCCACCTCGGGTAACTGGACGGTGGGCGCCCTAGCGGTAAATGAAACAAAAACGATCACGCTGCAAGCCAAAGCTTCAACAGTGGGAACTTTCACTACTACTGCCACTTTGGGTAGCCGTACCGGTTATGAGCTCGACGAAAATACCAATAATAATACCTCATCGAATACCATAACTGTAAATTCTGCCGCTGATGTGGAAGTTACCAACGTGGTTTCAAACGCAACTCCTAATCAGAATGGGACTATAACGTACACCCTTAAAGCAACTAACTACGGGCCGAACAGTGCTACCAACGTAGTGGTAAGTGGTGCTATTCCGGCCGGGTTGAATTTCACGAATTATAGTACAACTGTGGGAACTGCTTCTGCGGTTAACTCAAATCTTATATGGAATGCAGGCACTATTTTGACTAATACTACCCAAACCTTAACCATCACGGCCACTCCTACCGCTACGGGCTCTTTTACGTTTACTGCCGCACAAACTCATACGGAGAGCGATAACAATAATATGAATAACAGTGCAGCGCAAACAATAACGGTACAACCTACCGCTGATATCCAGGTAACGAATGTTATTACGTCGCCCACTCCGGCGGGAGGCACCTACGCCAACGGCGATGTAGTGACGTATTTAGTAACGGTTACCAATAATGGTCCCAGCACCGCTACCGGCGTTCTCGTTGATGATAAACTGCCGACGGCTCTCTTTAATAATATTTCCAATAATTCTTCAGCCGGCACAAGCTATAATCCAACCACCGGACGCTGGACAGTAGGAACCTTGGCCAATGGCGCTTCAGCTACACTTTCGTTAACGGGCACCATTACCCAGAGTGCCGTTATAACTACCACGGCATCTCAATTTCATAACGAATATGATAATGTAAACGGTAATAACAGTGCCTCTAATAGTATTCAATCCGGTTCCGGAACTATCACCGCGGATATTAATATAGCTACTACGGCTGATGCGGCTACGTATTATACCGGCAATCCGGTAACTTTTACCGTTAGCGCCACAAACCAAGGTCCGGATGCGGCTACTAACGTAAAAATATATGCTCCTTTGCCGGCTGGCATGACGGCTGTATCCTTTAATCCCAAAGTGGGCACCTATGATGCCGCCACCAAAATCTGGACTATTCCGACATTAGCTAACGGAGCTTTTACCGAGCTAACCGTGATGGGCACACCTAACCGGGATGATAATGCAGTTGGCGATAAAACCTACCAATTTAAAGCAGAGAGAACCGCCGACGCACCCGCCCAGTTCGATAATGATGTTTCTGATAATTCCAGCACTACCGATATTACGGTGAAAAAACGGGCCGATGTGGCTACTAGTATTACCGTATCTGGCGCTAATCCGGATGGTACCTTTTATCGCGGTATTACCGAAGCTACTTTTGAGATTACCGTTACTAATAATGGGCCGGATGTAATAACCGATCTGGAAGGTAGAGACACCCAAACGGGTACGATCACGTTTACGGCAACACCCGCCGCAGAAGCTGGTACTACTTACAACACCTCTACCGGTATTTGGAGTGTAGGCACTTTATTACCCGGCCAATCTAAAAAACTTACGGTAAAAGGAATCCCTAATACAACGGGCCGATTATATTTAGGCGGCTCTGTTACTTCTAAACCTACTTACCCATACGACAACATTCCGGAAAATAATACGGCCCGGGCCTTTTTAAATGTGGTACCAGTAGTAGATGTGGCGGTTACCAACACTGTATCTAGCCCTACTTTCCAGAATGGCGATAATGTTACTTTTACGGTTACCGTTCAGAATAATGAAACGAATGCGGCCACTAACGTAGTTGTAGAAGACATCTTACCATCGGGTCTTAATTTTGTGAGCGCTACTTCTTCTGCGGGTACTTACGACCTTGCTACTGGCAAATGGACTCTAGGAACAAGCCTTTTACCTGGAGCTGCTAATGCTCAAACCCTAACTTTAACGGTTAAACCCCAAGCGGCTAGTAATTATACCACTACTGCTTCCGTTAAATCGACTGAATACGATAAGAACACAGCCAATAACAGCCAGACAGCACAAACGCAAGGAAGTGCCTCCGCCGATATAGCCTTGAGCAGCAGCATTGCTCCGGGCCCTTACTATATTGGAAGTCAGTACCTGGTAACTATCACAGCTACCAATAACGGGCCGGATGCCGCCACCGAAGTAGTTATTGGTTCCTTAGTATCCACGGGTTTGAAGTTAGTGCCGGGAAGCGGCACACCCGCCCCGGGAACCACTATTGATCCGGCTACTGGCCGGTGGCTGATCGGAAACCTACCTATCAATGAATCAAGAAATTTAACGCTTCTGGTAGAACCCACCGCGAGCGGCACCCTGAATAATGCTGGTTATAAGTTGGCTGAAAAAGAATACGACCCGAATGGTGGTACCACTACCAACGGAAATAATAGTACCATTATCGTCCTTAATGTTACGGACCGGCCCGCCGCTTATCAAGTATTATTAACGGGTAAACACTATTTCTATTTCACCACTGGCCAGCACATTGCCACCGTTAGCGATCCGGATGGAGCCATTCAAACATCGAGTTTTGTTAGCGGAACCCGAAACAATACTACTATTTCGTCGTTACCGGCTGGTATCCGTTTAGAGTCCAACGGCGAACTGGAAGTAACTAACCAATACGAACTTGTACCCGGTGTATACAAACTACTCATTGAATCGGTAGACGCCGGCGGTGGCGTTACCCGTAATGAGGTAACATACGTTATTTCCGGTGACTGGGACAACGACGGGGTAGCCGATGATATTGATTTAGATGATAATAACGATGGCGTTATTACCGAACCTGGTGCCACCAACCCAACCGGAGACGCCGATAACGATGGCATTTACAATTATTTAGACCGGGACTTTGTGCATCCGATTTACGGCGCTTTTATCGACAGAAACGGCGATGGCATTCATGATGGCTTTGATCTAGACTTGGATGGATTAATTAGAGGCTTTGACATAGACATTGACGGCGATGGAATTACCAATGTAATAGAAGCTTATGGCGGTATCGTACCAGCGGGTATAAACTATGATCCAGCTACCGGAACCATTACCGGCAATGTAAATGAATTTGGAATTCCGCTAGCCATTTTAAAACCGGGCACGAATAACCAATCCATCTTACCCGCTTTAGACACAGATGGTGATGGTCGCCGCGATTACGAAGATATAGATTCGGACAACGATGGTATTATAGATGGAATAGAAGCTCAGCTAACCAATAATTATATTAACCGCTCTTCAACGGATGCGGATCGAGATGGATTAGATGACCGTTATGACCCAACTTGTGGTTGCGGTACCAACGGAGTTACTATTACACCGGTAAATACCGATAATCAGGATAAACCGGATTACCTGGATCTGGATAGCGATAATGACATATCGGCCGATTACATAGAAGCTTATGACGATAACCAGGATAACTCTGTTATTGCCGATTTAAAACTCCGGGCAGAGAACTTTGAAGCCACTCGCCAGGCAGGTTATTACACTACCGTAGACTCGAACAATAACAACGTACCGGATTGGTTGGAAATGAACAATACCAGTCATTATCCTCAATTTTTAACACCCGGAACAACCTTTTACCACGATACTAACCAAAATGGCTTAGTAGATTTGTTTGACGCTACTTCAGGTGGCCGCCGTAATAATTTCCAAACCAAAACCGGAACCAACGAGTACGATTTCCGTTCTGCGAGTTTAGTTGTGGTGTTACCGGTAACTTTAGTGGAGTTTACGGCCAGTAACTTACCCGAGGGTATCCGGTTAAATTGGAGTACAGCCTCCGAGAAAAACAATGCTTATTTTGTAGTGGAAAGAAGTCAGGATGGTAAAGCGTTCGAAGCTATTGGGGAAGTTAAAGGTAATGGTACGAGTAACCAGTTAATGCAATATAGTTTTCTGGATAAACAAGCCCCAGGCAAGGTGGTTTACTACCGCTTAAAACAAGTAGATGTAGACGGTAAATTTGTTTACAGCCACATCATTGCCATAAACCGTAATAACCAGAATCAAATAGTACCTAGGGCCAAAGTTTATCCTAATCCGGCAACGGAAATTACCCACTTGGATTTAACCGCTATACCCGAACAAGAATTTAGTATTACTATTATCAACATCACCGGTAAATTGGTAAAACAAACTTCTGGTAAAGGCGGTAATTTATTACCGTTAGAAATTAGTAACCTGGCCTCCGGCAAGTACATTATTCAAATAAAAGGCGCAAATTTCTTTCAAAACCTAAATCTATTGAAGCAGTAAAAAAATTGGGAAAGGAATGAATACCTAAAACGTGCTGCCTAACTGAAGTTGCTGGTTTGATAAATTAAAGAACCAAGGCCGATTAAGTAATAAACCTACCCCTACTACTGTTTATCAGTAATACGGGTAGGTTTTTCTTTTAACAGATTTGAACGTTCTAGTTACGTAAAAACAAACCAAATCAGTTAAAGCAGTAAAGTCATAATATCTAATATCTAAAAAATATTTTATTCTCGGAGCTAACTAACAACTTTATAGTATAACTTGTTAAACATTTGATTATTAGTACTTACCTATTTTGATAATACCAGTACTAGCTCCTTAGATTAATTCTGAATAAAATTTTAATAATCTCCATGAAACAGATCATAGAAAAGCACCCACTGGCTATCCGCTGGTTTCATTGGGTAAACTTCCCGGTTTTAATGATCATGATTTGGAGCGGCTTGTTAATTTATTGGGCGAACGACGTTTACCGGTTAGGTTGGGGAAATACTACCCTACTGGCATTTTTCCCCGATTCCTTTTACAAAGCATTAAAAATTCCGTTCCGGCTGGCCGAAGGCATGTCCTTGCATTTTGTTTTTATGTGGCTCTTTCTGCTAAATGGTTTATTTTACGTACTTTATACTTTCTTTTCCGGCGAATGGCGTTATTTATTACCGAACCGGTATTCTTTTCGGGAAGCCTGGCGAGTATTGATGTTTGATTTAGGAATTTCAAAAGTTCACCCGCCGGGGCGTAAATTTAACGGCGCGCAGCAAATTGCCTATACCAGCGTAGTAGTAATGGGACTTGGTTCCGTGCTCACGGGGTTGGCTATTTATAAACCGATTCAGTTTTCCTGGCTTTGTTCCCTGTTGGGTGGCTACGCCTTCGCGCGGATGCTGCATTTTGCCTTAACCATTGGTTACGTTTTATTTTTCCTAATACATATCTTACAGGTTATCCGGGCCGGCTGGAATAATTTTCAGGCGATGATTACGGGCTTCGAAATTAAACCGACGGGTACATCAGAACAAGTGAATAATCTGCAAAGAGATGAAAGAAAATAATTCTTTACCTACCCAACAAGTTACCGAGCAGAAAATAAAACGCCGCACTTTCCTGGCTTTTACGGTATTTACCATAGCCGGAATCAGTAGCTTAGGTCTCTGGAAAGCTTTTCGGGCTTTACCGAAAACAGCGAAAGGCCTAGCTGCCCCAACCCGACGAATATTAGCCTTTAACGAGAAAGTAAACGCGCAGCTTTTCAGTAACCAGCATTTAGCACCCACCTACCCGCCGGAAGCGGCTGCCCGCGCACCCCGCGTAAATGGCCGCGCAGGATTACCTAAAACCTTTGAACCGTTAACCTGGCAATTGCAGGTTAACGTACCGGGGAACCCGCAAATGCTTTCTGTTTCCCTTCGTGACATTCAACGTTTACCTAAAACAGATTTAATTTTTGACTTTAAATGCATCGAAGGTTGGAACCAAATTGTGCATTACGGCGGGGTTAAATTTTCAGATTTTCTGCAAGCTTACCAATTAGGTACCCAATCCGGTAAGGCCATTGACCCTGACCGGCCAGGTGACTGGTACCCGTACGTGGGACTGGAAACTCCCGATGGGGGTTATTACGTTGGCTTAGATATGGCTAGCGTACTGCACCCGCAAACACTACTTTGCTACGAAATGAACGGTACCACCTTAGCTTTAAAACACGG
This region includes:
- a CDS encoding T9SS type A sorting domain-containing protein yields the protein MSRFIFVCALFLVAGLYTKAQVCISPGKDGSPTTNTATVNTYYPGSGIVAAGSTSLSLGTSTGSTTPINKGDLILIIQMQGADISTSNTSAYGAGTTTASGNISNANFIAGKYEYALAANNVATSGGTLNLTSGTVNAYSTSDYGAAGTTGQFRYQVIRVPQFSAITLTAGITATPWNGSTGGVVAMDVAGRLNFNGQTINAAGAGFRGGAGRVLAGTTGLLNGDYRSLSTQAANAQKGEGTAGTPANVFANGALLNTAVEGYVNGSMGRGAPGNAGGGGNDGNPTANDQNSGGGGGANGGTGGKGGNAWSSGATVGGFGGTGFNVVAPGRLVMGGGGGAGSTNNGSGNLLNGLASSGAAGGGIVMVRAGTITGTGTINANGASGNTSVTNDGSGGGGAGGSVLITAASGAINTITVTATGGTGGSNTGGGSSHGPGGGGGGGVIFSSSALAAASSVAGGTNGLTLTATATPVAYGATSGTTGILNNAVTSGQLTNSASGAGCLPILTVVKSTSTPTVYRLSGGTQATYTITVNNTGGSAQGVRVTDALPANVTYNATTSITLGTGSYDDAGLTASKAAVLTTTTATISPAAGTATPTWGTFYIPSGGSVQIIFTVNISNSAALNTAIQNSASASYLDPTRTSFSRLVTMDIVSADNKTYETGASAGADVPGSNYTGTSATSEDVTVKLPVDVAVTNTVSAGAYYVGKEVTYTVTATNNSSASSTGLVITDLLPAGLTFVSATPVIGSYNSTNGAWTIGSLANGASTTLTIKAIPNAAGNITTSATITNQTEPDEVTTNNSASNTISVGTPADVAVTNAVAAGPYYNGVNTTFTVTAKNNGPNTATGITILDQLPASLELVSATPSTGTYNSTSGNWTIASLANTATATLTLLVKPKTIGNIGTTATKTAENEFDNNTANDAASASINVSANADLIVTNSVAAGPYYRGVQTTYTVTVNNAGPDAASGVIIKDLLPAGLTFNSATPSVGTYDNTTGNWSIGSLAKDATVTLTIRATPNTTNSITTTAAVAAQTEYDAVPANNSSSNTIYPNPSADIAITHTAAAGPHYNGVNTTFTVTARNNGISNATNVSVLDQLPAGLQLVSATPSDGTYNSATGIWDVGNLVVNTQATLTLVVKPTTTGPISTTASKNGATEFDNVLSNDQATASINVTANADLAVTNTVSASPYVVGTDVTYTVTVTNNGPDATSAVSITDQLPAGLTFKSYTASTGTYNSTTGIWTVGALANGASQTLTLVAAPNTTSTITTTASVSNSSIHDSQTSNNAASNSINVNAKPVADIVVTNTAAPGPYYNKVQTTFTVTAKNNGPDATSGVQVTDVLPAGLTLISAVPSVGTYNSTSGVWNIGSIGSGVTQTLVLTVEPNTIGDQVTLASKTAQATTENDNVPGNNSEGRTISVNPNADIGINITVGNGPFYVGDFPVFTAKVRNNGPNTATNVQFYDNRPGAFDIPTINTTTTTGTYNRATGYWDIPSLAPGEEATITLTGKLIRSGAISFLVSKSGETQYDSNPGNNEDFASIYVNPASDIEVTNTVSAAPYSNGTEVTYTVSAKNLGPSPGSGIKITDKLPNGLQFVRATATSGTYDVTSGIWDIGNIALNATQTLTLVAKPTQAGTFTTTATKTAQNENDKVSANNSSENTISVGASADVSASFSVTPGPYYNGVTPTTFTGTITNNGPDAATGIIYYDNRPSGSNVNVQGITTSQGTYDPLTGYWNVGTLAPGASATFKVETLPSATGTTNIIISKTGQSQTDPVPANNDATITINVQEAADIALTSAQSSPPYFTSQQATFTITATNNGANDATALAVTHVLPAGLTLVSANPAVGSYNPSTGIWQIGNLAKSTSTTITFTVIPTAAGQYTVQSSKSAATEYDAVASNNSVNTVFNNVLIHQPAVYTAVAARNVDSYTNGQSLATVADPDGAISTAQITSGTLPAGVAFNTTTGEFTVADKSLLVPGSYSFQVKTTDPLGGQSTPSVTLTFLPDAEAAVIVFTAKNFYDYRNNDILATFTDDDGAVTSTTLIAGPLPNGVTMPDGHIIVSNRFLVRPGSYPITVRTLDATGGTTDKAITLILTQDRDGDGISDFSDIDDNNDGITDLISNSNIDPYGDANNDGNFNYYDPTFVHPKYGAFRDINNDQINDWFDIDLDGIINSLDLDMDGDGIANTREANRGIAPSNYNATLGRYGGVVGTNGMPDFAETSADNGITSLPMPDSDGDSFLDFLDLDADNDGIPDNVEAQTTAGYIAPNQIDDDSDGIVSVYDGTENGQPLIPINTDGAYVISDNLPDYLDLDSDNDTSSDYYEAFDSNHDKKALDNLLQRAQAFEASSNRGYYLTTDSNTFQDGDNVPDWLEKQGANPNFLSASNATYYRDTDKDGLVDLFDANNFGMVVSPSVSNNVADFRSVENIVPLPVELLKFEVKNINSQVILTWATASEKNSDYFVIERSSDGKTFTSIGQVKAAGTSNQMKEYSFIDLASLSGTAYYRLKQVDFNAISKYSKIIAVDIKLRRVTVTRLYPNPAQDKVNLAFSAVASGTAAIDIMDAQGRKIKTRPVSVTSGKNTIVLNIQDLATGVYVLYLNGSSVQATVPLIKN